The sequence below is a genomic window from Syntrophus gentianae.
CGAGGGTGCCGAATCCTTCATCAAGAAAGAGAGAATCCACACGGACGTTCCGGCTGGCCATCTGGGAAAGGCCAAGGGCCAGGGAAAGACTGACAATGAAGCTTTCTCCGCCCGAAAGATTCTTGGTGGAGCGGATCTCGCCGGCCTGGTAGTTGTCGATGACGTTCAGTTCCAGGGTATTTTTCTCGTCACGGATCAGGAGATAGCGGTCTGTCATTTCCCGTAGCCGCCGGTTTGCATGGGATGTCATCATTTCAAAGGTCAGTCCCTGGGCATAATTGCGGAATTTCTTCCCATCCGCCGAGCCGATGAGGTCGTGCAAATCATCCCAGCGGAACCATTCCTTTTTCTGGAGATCGATCGCCTTCAGGCGCTCTTGTTGGTTGCTCCGCTGCTGCTCATTGTCTGCCAGGACTTGGCGAAGGCCGCCGATGTCAAGCCCCTGTTGTTTCAGTTCGGCATTAACTGCTTCAACCTTTGATGCAAGCTCCTCGGCGGAGATGTCTGTCAATTCTTTCTGCCGTTCGTTTATAAGGGCGTCGGTCTTGTCTTTTAGTCGAGCATCCAATTCAAACTTTTCCTTGAGCAGGCTTTGCTCTTTAGCAGCTAGTAGTTCCCGCTCGTCCTCGCTGAGACGGCAGGCCAGATAATCCGCCTCGTCGATAAATCCTGCGCTTTGTATCCGTCTACGCACCTGCTGCTCCATCTGAATAAGTTCTTCGGTCCTCCGGCTTATTCTTTCACTCAAGGAATCGATCTTTTCTTTGAGGACGTTGATTTCTTTTTCAACCACGTCACAATCCTCACGGGCCTTTTCCAGCTTTGCATTGGCCTGATCAACAGCAGCGACAATCCGTTTTTCCTCCTCGTCAGCTTTCTTATTGCCAAATAGTTGCAGGCGGGAAGCCAGTAAAGCTTCATGCTCCTCTTTCAGGCTGTCACGATTTTTACGGCGCAATGCAAGGTCGTCTTCCAATTTTCCCAGCAAGACCCAATGGGTTTCCAAACCGGCTTTAATATCACCGGCCTTCTTTTCCAGGGCGGTTTTTTCAGCTTCCTTTTCCTGCCAGCTCGTTTTACGTCTCGTCAGTTCTTTCAAGAGATCGTTGAAGCCATCCGCAGGGATTTCGCTGATCCCAAGAGGTCTTATATCCTCAAGGACGGTAGCGCGGTTCTTCTCCAACTCCGTAACCAGGCCGGCGCATTCTTCTTTAAGCCGTTCTTGGTCAAGAACAGCTATCTCCAAAGTATGTTGGGCATCCAGCAGACCTTTTCCTGTATTGTCTACAGTCTCTCTTGCTTCTTCCAGATCAGCCTGCGCAGACTTTTCCTGCTTTGCCTTTTCTTCAACGGAGGAGACAATTCTCGCTTTTTCCACGATTTTGACTTGTACAGTGTAACGCTCGACGCGAATCCTTTCGGAGCGTTCTACCGGCAGGGCCTCCAGGTTCAGCTTCGACAGAATGTCGACGCAGTGCTCCTCATCCAGATCCAGGGCCGTTTTCTTTTCAGCAATTTCCTTTTCTGTATGCTGTATGTCCGTCGCGGTCTTTACTTCTTTGGTTCCCAAGTCGGTCAGGCGCTGCGTAAGCTCCTTGAACAGGTTTTTCCTCTCTTGCAGGTCCAACTCCGCCTCATCCAGAGCCGGCAGATTTCCCGTCGCATAGGGATGTTCGGTAGCGCCGCACAGTGGACAGGCTTGGCCGTCAACGAGGCGTTTCCTTTCTTCTTCGAGATCGCGGATGCGGCTGAGAAGCAACACCTGCGTTTCCAGAGCGGCAATCTCTTTTTCCTGAAGGATCTTTTGTGCACTGAGCGATTGGATCTCACTCAGGATAGTGGCCTGCTGGTCGACCATCTGTCCCAAATTCGTTTTCAGATCACCCAAGGCTGTTGACGCTTGATCCATCCGTGTGACAGTTTCGCCTGCCTGTACAAGCAATCGCTCCCGTTCCTTGGCGACATCCAGATCTTCGCGCATCTGGCCGATGTCGCGTCCCTGGAGAAGTGTCGTGATCTCATCGGAAAGATCCCTGAGCATGGTTTGCTTTTTCTCGAATTCCAGAAGGGCCTTATCATGATCAGCCTCTTTCCCGGCAACTGTGGCGAGTGCGGATTCCTTCTTCTTGGCTGCCTGGGAAAGCTTCTCCATGGTCTTTTCGTATTTCCCTTTTGCCGTATCGAGCCATTCAAACTCCTGCTCGATGACGCCGAACCGGGCCACAAGCAGAGCATCAACGGCATGCATGGTCTGGTATTCCCGAAGTTCTTCAAGAGCGGAATAAACTTTTTTCATTGCCTGCTCATTGCTCTCTACATTGCCTCTGGTGGTTTTCTCCTGGTCTTCGATCCCCGTGATCGCCTTGTTTTTTTCCGCCAGTTGCTTGCCCTGTTCGTTAAGTCGGACGTCGAGATCCCGTACTTTCTTGATGATCTCCCCTTCCGATGCCTGCCGTTCACGTGCTTCCCTCAGAAGGCCTTCGGCAGTGGATCGTGCAGCGAGCGCTGCCGTGCTGAGTTTCTCCCTTTCCGGCAGGGCTGCCAGAATGTCCTGAAGCTCCCTGGTCTCCTTCACCAGAACATCCCGTAAAACCGTAACGAACCGGTAATCGCCTTCCAGCCCCAGGGCCTTGCGTGCCTTCTCCAACTTCATGGCCTCCGGGGCAAAGCCCTGCCGTCGCTCTTCGAAGGCTTCTTTCTTTTTCTCCAGTTCACCGAGTTCCTTCTCCAGGGCCGCGATTCCCTCGACCCAGGCCAGAGCCCCTAATGTTTCCTTCAACTTCCGGGTAAGGCCGGCTTCCAGACCCTGTTTTTCCATCAGGCGATCGTGCAGTTCCTGTTCTTCCGTCTTCCCCAGAATACGAATCCCCTTCAGTTCCGCCTGCAGGAGATCGAGCTTATCCTGCTCCGCTGCCCGGCGCTCGTGCACCCGCATGGAGATCTGACTGTAGATTTCCGTTCCCGTGATCTGTTCGAGGATGTCTGAGCGCTCGTTGGGCGGCGCCTTGAGAAAGGCGGCGAAATCTCCCTGGGCCAAAAGCATCGACTGGGTGAAGCGCCCGAAATCCATGCCCGTCACCTCTTCGATGAAGTCGCCGACCCGAGTGATTTTGGATTCCAGAATTGCACCTGAATCGGCGTCCGATATTTCATGCTGAGACTGCTGCAGCTCTCCATCCGGTTTCTTCCGGGCTCGGCGCTGATACCATCGGCAGCGGTAACGGCCTTTTCCGGTTTCGAAAATGACTTCGGCGGAGCATTCTCCGGTCTGGCGCGACATGATCTCGTTGCCGCCCTTCGTGACTTTGTCCAGACGGGGCGTGCTGCCGTAAAGGGCAAGACAGACGGCGTCCATGATCGTCGTCTTTCC
It includes:
- a CDS encoding AAA family ATPase; protein product: MRILSVRFKNLNSLAGEWEVDFTHPAYTSDGIFAITGPTGAGKTTIMDAVCLALYGSTPRLDKVTKGGNEIMSRQTGECSAEVIFETGKGRYRCRWYQRRARKKPDGELQQSQHEISDADSGAILESKITRVGDFIEEVTGMDFGRFTQSMLLAQGDFAAFLKAPPNERSDILEQITGTEIYSQISMRVHERRAAEQDKLDLLQAELKGIRILGKTEEQELHDRLMEKQGLEAGLTRKLKETLGALAWVEGIAALEKELGELEKKKEAFEERRQGFAPEAMKLEKARKALGLEGDYRFVTVLRDVLVKETRELQDILAALPEREKLSTAALAARSTAEGLLREARERQASEGEIIKKVRDLDVRLNEQGKQLAEKNKAITGIEDQEKTTRGNVESNEQAMKKVYSALEELREYQTMHAVDALLVARFGVIEQEFEWLDTAKGKYEKTMEKLSQAAKKKESALATVAGKEADHDKALLEFEKKQTMLRDLSDEITTLLQGRDIGQMREDLDVAKERERLLVQAGETVTRMDQASTALGDLKTNLGQMVDQQATILSEIQSLSAQKILQEKEIAALETQVLLLSRIRDLEEERKRLVDGQACPLCGATEHPYATGNLPALDEAELDLQERKNLFKELTQRLTDLGTKEVKTATDIQHTEKEIAEKKTALDLDEEHCVDILSKLNLEALPVERSERIRVERYTVQVKIVEKARIVSSVEEKAKQEKSAQADLEEARETVDNTGKGLLDAQHTLEIAVLDQERLKEECAGLVTELEKNRATVLEDIRPLGISEIPADGFNDLLKELTRRKTSWQEKEAEKTALEKKAGDIKAGLETHWVLLGKLEDDLALRRKNRDSLKEEHEALLASRLQLFGNKKADEEEKRIVAAVDQANAKLEKAREDCDVVEKEINVLKEKIDSLSERISRRTEELIQMEQQVRRRIQSAGFIDEADYLACRLSEDERELLAAKEQSLLKEKFELDARLKDKTDALINERQKELTDISAEELASKVEAVNAELKQQGLDIGGLRQVLADNEQQRSNQQERLKAIDLQKKEWFRWDDLHDLIGSADGKKFRNYAQGLTFEMMTSHANRRLREMTDRYLLIRDEKNTLELNVIDNYQAGEIRSTKNLSGGESFIVSLSLALGLSQMASRNVRVDSLFLDEGFGTLDEDSLETALETLAGLRQDGKLIGVISHVAALKERIGTQIQVIPQSGGRSTLIGPGCRKIESRL